From Bacteroidales bacterium, one genomic window encodes:
- the rplP gene encoding 50S ribosomal protein L16 has product MLQPKKTKFRRWQKGRMKGVAHRGSQLAFGSFGIKTLESCWMTGQQIEAARQAVVRYMKREGNVWIRIFPDKPYTRKPAEVRMGKGKGNPEGFVAPVTPGRMLIEVEGVPVEVAREALRLGAQKLPVSTKFVVRRDYVKQ; this is encoded by the coding sequence ATGTTACAACCAAAGAAAACCAAATTCAGAAGATGGCAGAAGGGCCGCATGAAAGGTGTAGCCCACAGAGGTAGTCAGCTTGCCTTTGGTTCATTCGGCATTAAGACCTTGGAGTCTTGCTGGATGACAGGTCAGCAAATAGAGGCTGCACGTCAGGCAGTTGTCCGTTATATGAAACGTGAAGGAAACGTATGGATCCGCATATTTCCGGATAAGCCTTATACAAGAAAACCTGCCGAAGTCCGTATGGGTAAAGGAAAAGGAAATCCTGAGGGATTTGTTGCACCTGTTACGCCAGGAAGAATGTTAATAGAAGTTGAAGGTGTTCCCGTAGAGGTTGCCAGAGAGGCGCTTAGACTTGGAGCCCAGAAATTGCCCGTCTCTACAAAGTTTGTTGTAAGAAGGGATTACGTTAAACAATAA
- the rpmC gene encoding 50S ribosomal protein L29 translates to MKTKEIREMSEKDLRERIETSRGSLNQMLLNHAVSPLEDTSQIKKAKKDITKMLTVLSEIENKKQSK, encoded by the coding sequence ATGAAAACAAAAGAAATACGCGAAATGTCAGAGAAGGATCTGAGGGAGCGCATAGAGACCAGCAGAGGTTCTCTTAACCAGATGCTTCTTAATCACGCAGTCTCTCCATTAGAGGATACGTCTCAAATTAAGAAAGCAAAAAAGGATATTACAAAGATGCTCACTGTTCTTAGTGAGATTGAGAATAAAAAACAATCTAAGTAA
- the rpsQ gene encoding 30S ribosomal protein S17 — translation MERKLRKVRVGVVVSNKMDKSIVVAVKTKEMHPIYGKFVNKTTKFVAHDEKNECSEGDTVKIMETRPLSKTKRWRLVEIVEKVK, via the coding sequence ATGGAAAGAAAGCTAAGGAAAGTCAGAGTAGGTGTAGTGGTTAGCAACAAGATGGACAAATCCATAGTAGTTGCAGTAAAAACTAAGGAAATGCACCCTATTTACGGCAAGTTCGTAAATAAAACCACAAAGTTTGTAGCGCATGATGAGAAGAACGAATGTTCAGAAGGCGATACCGTAAAAATTATGGAGACTCGTCCTTTGAGCAAGACAAAGCGCTGGAGATTAGTAGAAATTGTTGAAAAAGTTAAATAA
- the rplN gene encoding 50S ribosomal protein L14, whose product MIQQESRLMVADNSGAKEVLCIRVLGGTKRRYAGVGDKIVVAVKSAIPGADAKKGSVSKAVVVRTKKEVRRPDGSYIRFDENACVLLDSQGEVRGTRIFGPVARELRDNFMKIVSLAPEVL is encoded by the coding sequence ATGATACAGCAGGAATCAAGATTAATGGTAGCCGACAACAGCGGAGCAAAGGAAGTTCTTTGCATTCGCGTGCTGGGAGGAACAAAGCGCCGTTATGCCGGTGTTGGAGATAAGATAGTTGTTGCGGTAAAGAGCGCAATCCCTGGAGCAGATGCCAAGAAGGGTTCTGTTTCCAAGGCAGTTGTTGTAAGAACAAAGAAAGAGGTCCGCAGACCGGACGGTTCTTATATCAGATTTGACGAGAACGCCTGCGTCCTTTTGGACAGCCAGGGAGAAGTCAGAGGTACGCGTATTTTTGGCCCGGTAGCCAGAGAGCTTCGCGACAACTTTATGAAGATTGTTTCACTTGCCCCGGAGGTACTATAA
- the rplX gene encoding 50S ribosomal protein L24, with protein MNVKLHIKKGDTVFVNSGNDRGKQGKVLAVNKAKMRAVVEGLNMVSKHTKPNAKNPQGGIIKQEASIHISNLQVVDPVKGGPTKIGRRLNDKGKLVRYAKKSGEEIK; from the coding sequence ATGAATGTAAAACTACACATTAAGAAAGGCGATACGGTCTTTGTAAACTCTGGAAACGATAGAGGCAAGCAGGGTAAAGTGCTAGCAGTTAATAAGGCTAAGATGCGTGCAGTTGTTGAGGGTCTCAACATGGTAAGCAAGCATACAAAACCAAATGCTAAGAATCCGCAGGGCGGAATTATTAAGCAGGAGGCATCTATTCACATCTCTAATTTACAGGTTGTAGATCCTGTTAAGGGTGGTCCTACAAAAATTGGCCGCCGCTTGAACGATAAAGGTAAACTTGTACGTTACGCTAAAAAGTCAGGGGAGGAAATTAAATAA
- the rplE gene encoding 50S ribosomal protein L5, whose amino-acid sequence MQKLYKDEIIAKLTKQFGYKTIMQVPKLQKITVNEGLGSATADKKIAENAQAELSMITGQRAILTYSKKDIATFKLRKGMPIGVKVTLRQTKMYEFMERLIKVSLPRIRDFKGIEEKFDGRGNYTLGLKEQVIFPEIDIDKVTKVVGMEITFVTSTNSDEEARALLAAFGLPFKKKA is encoded by the coding sequence CTGCAGAAACTTTATAAGGATGAAATTATAGCAAAGCTTACAAAGCAATTTGGCTATAAGACAATTATGCAAGTTCCAAAACTTCAGAAGATTACGGTTAACGAGGGTCTTGGAAGCGCAACTGCAGATAAAAAAATTGCAGAAAATGCTCAGGCAGAGTTGTCTATGATTACCGGCCAGAGAGCAATTCTTACTTACTCAAAGAAAGATATTGCAACTTTCAAATTGAGAAAGGGAATGCCTATTGGTGTTAAAGTTACTTTAAGACAGACCAAGATGTACGAGTTCATGGAGAGATTGATTAAGGTTTCTCTTCCTCGTATCAGGGACTTTAAAGGAATTGAGGAGAAGTTTGACGGAAGAGGCAACTATACTCTTGGATTAAAAGAGCAGGTTATCTTCCCCGAGATTGATATTGATAAAGTTACTAAGGTAGTTGGTATGGAAATTACTTTTGTTACCAGCACCAATAGTGATGAGGAAGCTCGCGCTCTGCTTGCAGCCTTCGGTCTTCCTTTCAAGAAGAAAGCATAA
- the rpsN gene encoding 30S ribosomal protein S14 — MAKESMKAREVKRAKLCAKYAEKRKQLKKEGNYAALDKLPKNSSPVRLHNRCSLTGRPRGYMRVFGISRIQFREMASKGLIPGVHKASW; from the coding sequence ATGGCAAAAGAATCAATGAAAGCGCGTGAAGTTAAGCGCGCCAAATTATGCGCCAAATATGCCGAGAAGCGTAAACAACTTAAGAAAGAGGGAAATTACGCTGCCTTGGATAAACTTCCAAAGAATTCCAGCCCGGTTAGATTACACAACCGCTGCTCTCTTACAGGAAGACCAAGAGGCTATATGCGCGTGTTCGGCATCAGCAGAATTCAATTCAGAGAGATGGCCAGCAAAGGTCTTATCCCGGGAGTGCATAAAGCTAGCTGGTAG
- the rpsH gene encoding 30S ribosomal protein S8: protein MTDPISDYLTRIRNAYQAGHKVVDVPSSRMKQELTKVLFDKGYILSYKFEEGKPVGNIKIALKYHPDTKQPAIKKLIRISRPGLRQYKGVAEMPRVLNGLGVAILSTSKGIITDKEAKEQNVGGEVLCYIY, encoded by the coding sequence ATGACTGATCCAATTTCAGATTATTTAACAAGAATTAGGAACGCTTATCAGGCAGGACACAAAGTTGTTGACGTTCCTTCCTCTAGAATGAAACAGGAGCTTACAAAAGTCCTTTTTGATAAAGGCTATATTTTAAGCTACAAGTTTGAAGAGGGAAAACCTGTCGGGAATATAAAGATAGCTCTTAAGTATCATCCTGATACTAAGCAGCCTGCTATCAAAAAACTAATAAGAATCAGCCGTCCGGGTCTTAGACAGTACAAGGGCGTTGCAGAGATGCCGCGCGTACTTAACGGACTTGGCGTTGCAATCCTTTCTACTTCTAAGGGTATTATTACAGACAAGGAAGCTAAGGAGCAGAACGTCGGCGGTGAAGTTTTGTGCTACATTTATTAA
- the rplF gene encoding 50S ribosomal protein L6 — protein sequence MSRIGKLPVSLPKAVTVTVGQDNVVKVKGPQGELSQKVDPDIKVTVEGGVVKVERPTDQPRHRSLHGLYRALIHNMVVGVSEGYKIQQELIGVGYRVEAQGQLLKFSLGYSHDIYFQLPDEVKAEVPQVKKGANPVLILRSCDKQLVGMIAAKIRSFRRPEPYKGKGIKYEGEYIRRKAGKTAAAK from the coding sequence ATGTCTAGAATAGGAAAATTACCTGTAAGCCTTCCCAAAGCTGTCACCGTTACGGTTGGACAGGATAATGTGGTGAAGGTTAAAGGCCCTCAAGGCGAGTTGAGCCAGAAGGTAGACCCTGATATCAAGGTCACCGTTGAGGGAGGCGTAGTGAAAGTAGAGAGACCTACAGATCAGCCGCGCCACAGATCTTTGCACGGACTTTACCGTGCTCTTATCCACAATATGGTGGTAGGAGTTTCTGAGGGATACAAAATCCAGCAGGAGCTAATAGGAGTTGGATATCGTGTAGAAGCTCAAGGTCAGCTTTTAAAGTTCAGCCTTGGTTATTCTCACGATATTTATTTTCAGCTTCCCGATGAGGTTAAAGCTGAGGTTCCTCAAGTTAAGAAGGGTGCAAACCCTGTATTAATTCTTAGAAGCTGTGACAAGCAGCTGGTTGGCATGATTGCGGCAAAGATTCGTTCATTCCGCAGACCGGAGCCTTATAAGGGCAAGGGTATCAAGTATGAGGGTGAGTACATCCGCAGAAAGGCCGGTAAGACAGCAGCAGCTAAATAA
- the rplR gene encoding 50S ribosomal protein L18, with translation MMNKTERRQRIRYRIRRNVSGTAEKPRMSVFRSNKQIYVQFIDDQKGVTLAAASSMDKAIAPQTKGKTSVEVAALVGAAAAQAAVAKGIKEVAFDRGGYLYHGRVKSLADAARKGGLKF, from the coding sequence ATTATGAATAAGACAGAAAGAAGACAGAGAATACGTTACCGCATCCGCAGAAATGTTTCCGGAACTGCAGAGAAACCAAGGATGAGCGTATTTAGAAGCAATAAGCAAATCTATGTGCAGTTCATAGATGACCAGAAGGGCGTGACACTAGCTGCCGCTTCCTCTATGGATAAGGCGATTGCGCCTCAGACAAAGGGAAAGACCAGCGTAGAAGTTGCAGCTCTTGTAGGCGCTGCAGCCGCTCAAGCAGCTGTTGCAAAGGGAATTAAAGAGGTCGCATTTGACCGCGGAGGTTACCTTTATCACGGAAGAGTTAAAAGTTTGGCAGATGCCGCACGCAAAGGCGGACTTAAATTCTAA
- the rpsE gene encoding 30S ribosomal protein S5: protein MAENNNDKEKRVRTTDLELKDRLVAVRRVTKVTKGGRHFSFAAIVVVGDEKGVVGYGLGKANEVTTAISKGIEDAKKNLVKVPLNKETIPHEQVAKFGGAEVFMKPAAPGTGVKAGGAMRAVFESVGVHDVLAKSKGSSNPHNLVKATIGALAQMRDAYTVAGVRGVPMKNVFNG from the coding sequence ATGGCAGAGAATAACAACGATAAAGAGAAAAGAGTTAGAACTACAGATCTGGAATTAAAAGACAGATTGGTTGCAGTTAGAAGAGTTACAAAGGTGACCAAGGGAGGCCGCCACTTCAGCTTTGCTGCCATAGTAGTTGTTGGAGATGAGAAAGGTGTTGTAGGCTACGGTCTGGGAAAGGCTAATGAGGTCACGACAGCTATCTCCAAAGGAATAGAGGACGCTAAGAAGAATCTTGTAAAGGTTCCTCTTAACAAGGAGACAATTCCTCATGAGCAAGTTGCAAAATTTGGTGGTGCAGAGGTCTTTATGAAACCTGCAGCTCCAGGAACCGGAGTAAAGGCCGGAGGTGCAATGCGTGCTGTGTTTGAGTCAGTTGGCGTACACGACGTCCTTGCAAAATCTAAAGGTTCATCAAACCCTCACAACCTTGTAAAGGCTACAATTGGCGCTCTTGCTCAGATGAGAGATGCTTACACCGTTGCAGGCGTTAGAGGTGTTCCAATGAAGAATGTATTTAACGGATAG
- the rpmD gene encoding 50S ribosomal protein L30, giving the protein MAKVRITQTISRNGATKRQIATLYALGIRRIHHSVEVELNPVNKGMIEKVRHLVTIEDIK; this is encoded by the coding sequence ATGGCTAAAGTTAGAATTACACAAACTATAAGCAGAAACGGTGCAACAAAAAGACAAATTGCAACGCTTTACGCTTTAGGAATCAGAAGAATTCATCATTCCGTAGAAGTTGAACTTAATCCTGTTAACAAGGGAATGATTGAGAAAGTTCGTCACCTTGTTACAATAGAGGATATTAAATAG
- the rplO gene encoding 50S ribosomal protein L15, translating into MKLHTLKPAKGALGRHKRIGRGEGSGHGGTSTRGMNGAKQRSGYHDKIGFQGGQMPIQRQLPKFGFNNPKKIEYKVINLSSLQTLSEKLKVTAINKETLIENGLVSKKDLVKILGNGELKAKLDVTANAFSKSAKEKIEAAKGTATVIK; encoded by the coding sequence ATGAAACTACATACATTAAAACCCGCAAAGGGTGCCCTAGGAAGGCATAAGAGAATAGGACGCGGAGAAGGTTCCGGACACGGCGGCACTTCCACACGCGGTATGAACGGTGCTAAACAGCGCAGCGGCTACCACGATAAGATTGGATTCCAGGGAGGTCAGATGCCAATCCAGAGACAACTTCCAAAGTTCGGTTTTAACAACCCTAAAAAGATTGAGTATAAGGTTATTAACCTGTCCTCTCTACAAACGCTTAGTGAAAAGCTTAAGGTTACCGCAATTAACAAGGAGACTCTTATTGAGAATGGACTTGTTTCCAAGAAAGATCTTGTAAAGATTCTTGGCAACGGAGAACTTAAAGCAAAGCTGGATGTTACGGCAAATGCTTTCTCAAAGTCAGCTAAAGAGAAAATTGAGGCTGCAAAAGGAACTGCAACTGTAATAAAGTAA
- the secY gene encoding preprotein translocase subunit SecY, with protein MKRLIETIKNIFKIEELKKRIIYTLLLLLVYRLGSFVVMPGIDPSLIANSDLAAKTSEGLLGLLNMFSGGAFGNASIFALGVMPYISASIVLQLLGIMIPYFQKMQREGESGRRKMNQWTRYLTIVILAVQAPAYLTSLHTTLPEDAFLLHGFSFTLFATMVLIGGTIFIMWLGERITDRGLGNGISLIIMVGIVARLPYALAAEVGTRANATTGGILMLIVELIFLFLVFAATIALVQGTRKVPVQYAKRIVGNKQYGGVRQYIPLKINAAGVMPIIFAQALMLFPLLFSRFDATRGLAATMSDYKGFWYNLVFGFLIVIFTYFYTAVTVNPTMMAEDMKRNGGFIPGVKPGKKTVDYLDSIMSRITLPGSFFLAIVGIMPAFAMILGINNQFAQFYGGTSLLIVVGVILDTLQQIESYLLMRHYDGLMKTGRLKGRTNF; from the coding sequence ATGAAGAGACTAATTGAAACTATAAAGAACATTTTCAAGATAGAGGAACTGAAAAAGAGGATAATCTATACGCTTCTTCTTTTGCTGGTTTATCGTCTGGGAAGCTTTGTAGTAATGCCCGGCATCGACCCGTCTTTGATTGCCAATTCAGATTTGGCTGCAAAGACTTCAGAGGGTCTTCTTGGCTTGCTGAATATGTTTTCCGGAGGTGCTTTTGGAAATGCTTCAATCTTTGCGCTGGGTGTAATGCCTTACATCTCCGCATCAATTGTCCTTCAGCTGCTTGGAATTATGATCCCTTACTTCCAGAAAATGCAGAGAGAAGGGGAGAGCGGAAGAAGAAAGATGAACCAATGGACCAGATATCTGACCATTGTTATTCTGGCAGTACAGGCACCTGCTTATCTAACTAGTTTGCACACAACGCTTCCGGAAGATGCATTTTTACTTCACGGATTTTCATTCACGCTGTTCGCAACAATGGTGTTGATTGGCGGTACAATATTTATTATGTGGCTCGGCGAAAGAATTACAGATAGAGGTCTTGGAAACGGAATATCATTAATCATCATGGTTGGTATCGTTGCAAGGCTTCCATATGCACTTGCTGCTGAGGTTGGTACAAGAGCTAATGCTACAACGGGAGGCATCTTGATGCTGATAGTTGAGCTCATTTTCTTGTTCCTTGTTTTTGCCGCAACAATTGCACTTGTTCAGGGAACCCGCAAAGTTCCGGTACAGTATGCAAAAAGAATCGTAGGCAACAAGCAGTACGGTGGCGTAAGACAGTATATTCCTTTAAAGATTAATGCTGCCGGCGTTATGCCAATCATCTTTGCCCAGGCATTGATGTTGTTCCCGCTGTTGTTCTCAAGATTTGATGCAACCCGCGGACTTGCAGCTACTATGAGCGACTATAAAGGATTCTGGTACAACTTGGTATTTGGATTCTTGATTGTGATATTTACTTATTTCTATACCGCAGTCACTGTAAATCCTACCATGATGGCAGAGGATATGAAGAGAAACGGAGGTTTTATTCCTGGAGTTAAGCCGGGCAAGAAAACTGTTGATTATCTGGATAGTATAATGTCACGCATTACGCTTCCGGGTTCATTTTTCCTGGCAATTGTCGGAATTATGCCTGCGTTTGCAATGATACTTGGAATTAACAACCAGTTTGCACAATTCTATGGAGGAACAAGCTTGCTGATTGTTGTTGGAGTTATCCTTGATACATTGCAGCAGATTGAGAGTTATTTGTTAATGAGGCACTATGACGGACTTATGAAAACGGGACGTCTGAAAGGCCGTACTAATTTTTAG
- the map gene encoding type I methionyl aminopeptidase, translated as MIHYKTLEEIEILKENAILVSKTLAEVGKAVAPGVKTKTLDKLAEEFIRDNGAIPGFLGYDGFPGTLCLSVNDVVVHGFPSEYELKEGDIISVDCGTIYKGFFGDSAYTFPVGEVDAETALLLKTTEESLYLGAAQAIDGNRIGDIGNAVQQHCESQGFSVVREMVGHGIGKDMHEDPMVPNYGKPGTGKKLREGMVICIEPMINAGVKEVYIQDNDWGVATADGKKSAHFEFTVAVKKGKPQILTTYDYINKLKNKN; from the coding sequence ATGATACATTATAAAACCTTAGAAGAGATAGAGATTCTTAAAGAGAATGCAATCTTGGTTTCCAAGACTTTGGCCGAGGTGGGCAAGGCCGTGGCTCCCGGAGTTAAAACAAAAACTCTGGACAAGCTTGCGGAAGAGTTCATCAGGGACAACGGGGCAATTCCCGGTTTTCTTGGTTATGACGGTTTTCCCGGAACGCTGTGCCTGTCAGTGAATGACGTTGTGGTTCACGGTTTTCCAAGCGAGTATGAGCTAAAAGAGGGAGACATTATTTCCGTAGATTGCGGCACTATCTATAAAGGGTTTTTTGGAGATTCAGCTTATACTTTTCCTGTTGGAGAAGTTGATGCAGAGACGGCATTGCTTCTTAAGACAACTGAGGAGTCCTTGTATTTAGGTGCTGCTCAGGCAATTGACGGAAACAGGATTGGAGATATAGGCAACGCGGTTCAGCAACATTGTGAGTCTCAGGGATTTTCTGTCGTGAGAGAAATGGTCGGCCATGGCATTGGAAAAGATATGCATGAAGATCCGATGGTTCCAAACTACGGAAAACCGGGGACAGGCAAGAAGCTGAGAGAAGGGATGGTAATTTGCATTGAGCCAATGATAAATGCCGGAGTTAAAGAGGTTTACATCCAGGATAATGACTGGGGTGTTGCCACGGCGGACGGCAAGAAATCTGCTCACTTTGAATTTACTGTCGCAGTAAAAAAAGGAAAGCCGCAAATCCTGACCACTTACGACTACATTAACAAATTAAAGAATAAAAATTAG
- the infA gene encoding translation initiation factor IF-1: MSKQEAIEKDGTILEALSNAMFKVELDNGPVIIAHISGKMRMHYIKILPGDRVKVEMSPYDLTKGRISFRYK, translated from the coding sequence ATGTCAAAACAAGAGGCAATAGAGAAAGACGGAACAATTCTGGAGGCGCTGTCCAATGCAATGTTCAAAGTTGAACTGGATAACGGCCCTGTTATTATTGCGCACATCTCCGGAAAGATGAGAATGCATTACATTAAGATTCTTCCGGGAGATAGAGTAAAAGTTGAGATGTCTCCTTATGATTTGACTAAAGGAAGAATTTCATTCAGATATAAATAA
- the rpmJ gene encoding 50S ribosomal protein L36 — MKVKASIKKRSEDCKIVRRKGRVYIICKKTPKFKMRQG; from the coding sequence ATGAAAGTTAAAGCATCAATTAAGAAGCGCAGTGAAGATTGCAAAATTGTAAGACGTAAAGGACGTGTTTACATCATCTGCAAAAAAACTCCTAAGTTTAAAATGCGCCAGGGTTAG
- the rpsM gene encoding 30S ribosomal protein S13, producing MMARIAGVDLPKNKRGEIGLTYIFGIGRKSAKKILESNHIDVNTKVQDWTDDQIAAIRQTIAADYKIEGELRTATQLNIKRLMDIGCYRGIRHRLGLPVRGQSTKNNARTRKGKKKTVANKKKATK from the coding sequence ATTATGGCACGTATAGCCGGAGTAGATTTACCAAAAAACAAAAGGGGAGAGATAGGTCTGACCTATATCTTCGGAATTGGTCGCAAGTCTGCCAAAAAAATCCTTGAGAGTAATCACATTGATGTGAATACCAAGGTGCAAGATTGGACAGATGACCAAATTGCTGCAATCAGACAAACTATTGCAGCAGACTATAAGATTGAGGGCGAGCTTAGAACCGCAACTCAATTAAACATTAAACGTCTTATGGACATCGGATGCTACAGAGGCATTCGCCATAGACTAGGACTGCCTGTCAGAGGGCAAAGCACAAAAAACAATGCTCGTACCAGAAAGGGTAAGAAGAAGACAGTAGCTAATAAGAAGAAAGCAACTAAATAA
- the rpsK gene encoding 30S ribosomal protein S11 has protein sequence MAKKVVTNKKRVVKVEALGQAHITSTFNNVIVTLTNLKGQVISWSSAGKMGFRGSKKNTPYAAQVAAEDCAKAAFDAGLRKVKAYVKGPGAGRESAIRTIHNAGIEVAEIIDVTPLPHNGCRPKGRRRV, from the coding sequence ATGGCAAAGAAAGTTGTTACAAATAAAAAGAGAGTTGTTAAAGTAGAAGCTCTGGGCCAGGCTCATATCACTTCTACATTCAACAATGTGATTGTAACCTTGACCAATCTTAAGGGTCAGGTTATAAGCTGGTCTTCTGCCGGCAAGATGGGTTTCAGAGGATCTAAGAAAAATACTCCTTATGCTGCTCAGGTTGCAGCAGAGGATTGTGCCAAAGCTGCGTTTGACGCAGGATTGCGCAAGGTTAAGGCTTATGTAAAAGGCCCCGGCGCAGGAAGAGAATCTGCAATTAGAACAATTCACAATGCGGGAATAGAAGTAGCTGAAATTATAGACGTTACGCCACTTCCTCACAACGGCTGCAGACCAAAGGGCCGCCGCAGAGTTTAA
- the rpsD gene encoding 30S ribosomal protein S4, which translates to MARYTGPKTKIARKFGEPIYGADKSFEKKNCPPGQHGMAKKRKKVSEYGTQLKEKEKVKYTYGVLERQFRNLFTAASKMKGITGINLLMLLESRLDNVVYRLGIAPTRAAARQLVSHRHIVLNGTVASIPSTHVKPGDVVGVRERSKSMEVIQSAIAANPAKYSWLEWNSDTLSGKFLNLPERTEIPETINEQLIVELYSK; encoded by the coding sequence ATGGCAAGATATACTGGACCAAAAACAAAAATTGCCCGCAAATTTGGCGAGCCAATTTACGGTGCTGATAAGAGCTTTGAGAAGAAGAACTGCCCTCCGGGACAGCACGGCATGGCTAAGAAGAGAAAGAAAGTCTCTGAGTACGGCACTCAGTTAAAAGAGAAAGAAAAAGTTAAATATACATACGGAGTATTGGAGAGACAATTCCGCAATCTGTTTACAGCAGCTTCCAAGATGAAGGGAATCACCGGTATCAATTTGCTGATGCTTCTGGAGTCAAGATTGGATAACGTTGTTTACAGACTTGGCATTGCTCCTACGCGCGCAGCTGCAAGACAGCTTGTTAGCCACCGTCACATTGTTCTTAACGGAACTGTAGCAAGCATTCCTTCTACACACGTTAAACCTGGTGATGTTGTAGGTGTAAGAGAGAGATCCAAGAGCATGGAAGTTATTCAGAGCGCTATTGCCGCCAATCCTGCAAAATATTCTTGGCTAGAATGGAATTCAGACACTTTAAGCGGTAAATTCTTAAATTTGCCTGAGAGAACGGAAATTCCGGAGACCATTAATGAACAGCTCATCGTCGAGTTGTACTCTAAGTAG
- a CDS encoding DNA-directed RNA polymerase subunit alpha — protein MAILAFQKPDKVIMLESTDTFGKFEFRPLEPRYGITIGNALRRVLLSSLEGFAITSVKIEGVDHEFATIHGVIEGVIDIILNLKKVRFKRMVESEDGETVSITVSGKKEMTAEDISKSLTSFKVLNPQQHICFMEESVKIKMTLTIGKGRGWVPAEENKDENAPAGTIPIDSIYTPIVNVKYTVAPCRIAQKTDYESLNIEITTDGSIQPKEALKEAAKILIYHFMLFSDEKMSFEQSAEKENSELDEETLRMRQLLMKKLSDMDLSVRALNCLKAADIETFADLVSHQKNELVKFRNFGKKSLTEIESLIDKHRLSFGMDISKYNIDKK, from the coding sequence ATGGCAATATTAGCATTTCAAAAACCGGACAAGGTAATAATGCTGGAGTCCACGGATACCTTTGGAAAATTCGAATTTAGGCCTTTGGAGCCTAGGTATGGAATTACCATTGGCAATGCGCTTAGACGTGTGTTGTTATCTTCACTGGAAGGCTTTGCAATCACCTCCGTTAAAATAGAGGGAGTTGATCATGAGTTTGCCACTATCCACGGTGTGATTGAGGGGGTTATAGACATTATTCTTAATCTTAAGAAAGTAAGATTTAAGAGAATGGTAGAGAGCGAGGATGGAGAGACCGTTTCTATCACAGTCAGCGGAAAGAAAGAGATGACCGCAGAGGACATCTCCAAGAGCCTTACATCATTCAAGGTTCTTAATCCACAGCAGCACATCTGCTTTATGGAGGAATCCGTAAAGATTAAGATGACTTTGACTATTGGCAAAGGCAGAGGCTGGGTTCCGGCAGAGGAAAATAAGGATGAAAATGCTCCGGCAGGGACAATCCCAATTGATTCCATATATACTCCAATCGTAAATGTCAAATACACGGTAGCACCATGCCGTATAGCACAAAAGACAGATTATGAGAGTCTTAATATAGAAATCACGACAGATGGCTCTATTCAGCCAAAGGAGGCTTTGAAGGAAGCTGCAAAGATTCTTATCTATCACTTCATGCTATTCTCAGATGAGAAGATGTCATTTGAGCAGAGCGCGGAGAAAGAGAATTCAGAATTGGATGAGGAGACGTTGAGAATGCGTCAGCTTCTTATGAAGAAGTTAAGCGATATGGATTTGTCCGTAAGAGCGCTTAACTGCTTAAAGGCAGCTGATATTGAGACGTTTGCAGACCTTGTTTCACACCAGAAGAATGAACTTGTGAAGTTCCGTAATTTTGGAAAGAAGTCATTAACGGAAATAGAGTCTCTGATTGACAAGCACAGATTGTCATTTGGAATGGATATTTCCAAATATAACATTGATAAAAAGTAG